ATGTTGTTCTCCTCTTCAAGGATTTCCATGAGTCTTCTGTAAGAGGCGCGTCCTCTCTGGATGATATTTATTACCCAGCCGAAGGCCGTCATCGGCCAGACCAGCATTCCCAGATACGAAGTAAACGTAATGTACTCTCCAAGAGTTATCTGACCCAGTATTACCATGCGTCCTCCAAACAAAGTCGCCAGCACAGAGCCAAGCATAGAGAGAGTCTGAATCAGCGGGAAGAACATTCCCCAGACCCTTACTAGAGTCATGTTCTTCTCAACATAAGTATCTGACTTGTCGGAGAGAGTTCCATTTCTGAGGTCCTCGATCCCGTAACTCTTTATGAGCCGGACTCCCGAGATAGATTCTTCAATTGTATCTGTAAGATCGGAAAAGGAGGCCTGGACCATTTTAAATCTTTTGTGAATCATCTTTCCAAAGAACGTTGAAACAATAGCCAGTGCCGGAAGCGGAGCAATTGAGATCCATGTCAGATTCCAGTTCGTGAACAGCCCCATTGCAAAGATCGTTACGGTAACGAGAAAGACTGCATCGATAATCATGACAATCGCCGGACCCATAGCCATTCTTACGGCATTCACGTCGTTCGTGAATCTGGCCATAAGATCGCCTACCCTCGTCCTGTCATAGAAGGTTGGTGGAAGAGTCAGAAGCTTCTCGAAGAGAGTCTTTCGAGTGTAGTACTCGAATTTTCGTGCCGCTCCCATTATGAAGATCCGCCAGAACAATCTCGTTATGAAAAGTCCGAAGGCAACCCCGATAACGGCAAATATAAGCAGTCCGACAAAACCGAGGTCCTGGGCACCACCTCTGATTTCATCTACTATCAATCCCATCACTCTTGGAGTAATCAACATTAGCAAATCGACAAGAATAAGAAAAATAGCGCCATACAGGTACCTTGGCCAATTATGTTTCAAGAAGTCTCTTATCAAAACAATCGCCTCACTAGTCCGCTAAACTAACTTAATATGATACACTATTTCGAAAGAAAACTCGTGATGGGTTCATTAACGTGCATTCTGACTCTCTACCCTTCCAATGTATAATAATATCATCAAATCCTTCATACAACTTTGGAGAAATCTGGGAGAAGAGAAATGAAAAGAGTGCTTCTAGTTTCCTTGATAAGTCTACTTGCTGTTACTGCTGCCTCGGTCGCAGTAGTCTTTTCGGGCGGCGGCGGTAGAGGGGCCTATGAAGTCGGTGTTTACGGCGCCTTGCTTGATCTCGGTTTAGAAATCGAGGCCATTTACGGCTCCTCTGTCGGGGCAATTAATGCGGCCGGTCTTATCAGTGGAGGCTTTGAAGCTGCGAGGGATATGTGGTGCAGCATAGACTACCTGGAACTTATGAACGCCTCTCCTCATCAATACGAGCTTCTTCAAGGCAATGTTCTTCGTCTTGATGCTCGCGAACTCGCATCCGCGTTACGGACCCTTATAGCCCATAAGGGACTAGACATAGAGCCTCTAAGGCAGAAGATGAAGCAAATCATTAGCGAGGAGAAAATCCGAAAAAGCGAAATCGATCTAGGAGTCGTTCTCTTTTCTCTGACGAAGATTCAGCCATATGCAATGTACAAGGAGTCTATACCTGAGGGAAGACTTGTCGATTACGTTCTTGCCAGCGCCAATTTCCCCGCATTTCAGCGTGAGGAGATTGATGGAGAGGTTTTTGTTGACGGAGGCGTCTACTCCAATTTTCCACTCTTCATGGCAAAAGAGAGAGGACATAAAGAAGTTGTCGCAGTCGATCTTATCGGGGTCAACTTTGGGGAAGCTCTGGCTTTTGTAAACATGTTTACGGATGGGATGAACGTTACACTTATAGAGCCTTCCGAGCAATACGGAACGGTGATGACTTTCGATCCTGAAGTCTCAAGAAAGTACCTTATTTGCGGCTATCTCGACACAATGAAGACTTTCGGCGTTCTGGGAGGCTCAAGCTACTTCATATTTGGAGAAGAGGATCCATTAAAAAATCACTTCTTGTCTCTCGACAGCGGCTCGAGAATAGAAGCATTGCGTCTTCTCGGACTTACCGGAGTCGAGGGCGAAACTGCAGAATACCATTACTACCGGGAATTCATTCCCTGGCTGGAAAGCATTACGAAACAGCCCTACTCCAGGACCTGTCATCTCGTCACCGGAATGCTCGAAGAAATGGCTGCCTTTCTCCGGGTCGAGAGACTAGTTCCCTACTCGCCTTCATCTCTTATGTTTGAAATCATTAAGGCGTTCAATTCAGATAGAATTGAGAGCGAAAGGGATCTCACATACCTGACCAGATACAAGAAACTCTTCACCTTTCTGGAATTCATAGACAGTCAAAAGCCTTTCTCAGCGGAACCTTCTCCCCAGTTTAGATCCTTTGAAGAACAGTTTCAGGAGTCTGTTGGACTTTTGGAACGAATTTGCTCGCAGCAATCCCGTATATCTCACTGAGCGAAAGCGGTCTCTTCAGCAGGCTCTTTCCGTAGACTATGTAATGTTTGTACTCCTCGCCTCCGGCACGCCGC
This Mesotoga sp. UBA6090 DNA region includes the following protein-coding sequences:
- a CDS encoding ABC transporter ATP-binding protein, with the translated sequence MIRDFLKHNWPRYLYGAIFLILVDLLMLITPRVMGLIVDEIRGGAQDLGFVGLLIFAVIGVAFGLFITRLFWRIFIMGAARKFEYYTRKTLFEKLLTLPPTFYDRTRVGDLMARFTNDVNAVRMAMGPAIVMIIDAVFLVTVTIFAMGLFTNWNLTWISIAPLPALAIVSTFFGKMIHKRFKMVQASFSDLTDTIEESISGVRLIKSYGIEDLRNGTLSDKSDTYVEKNMTLVRVWGMFFPLIQTLSMLGSVLATLFGGRMVILGQITLGEYITFTSYLGMLVWPMTAFGWVINIIQRGRASYRRLMEILEEENNITTHDPVKIDGFEGHIVMKNLTFTYPTGSRPALENIDFEVRPGSKIAIVGTTGSGKSTIAKLIARLYPVDEGMFFIDGVDINKLEPEAIRENVAYVPQETFLFSETVGNNIRFGNMGISDEEVEKYASIASIHEDIEGFSNGYKTIVGERGVTLSGGQKQRISIARALIKEAPLVVLDDCLSAVDTETETEILKSLKDSEDNRSIIVISHRLKAVVDSDKIYVLHDGKVVERGVHSDLVQGGGLYQRMYERQMLEEKLEEE
- a CDS encoding patatin-like phospholipase family protein; this translates as MKRVLLVSLISLLAVTAASVAVVFSGGGGRGAYEVGVYGALLDLGLEIEAIYGSSVGAINAAGLISGGFEAARDMWCSIDYLELMNASPHQYELLQGNVLRLDARELASALRTLIAHKGLDIEPLRQKMKQIISEEKIRKSEIDLGVVLFSLTKIQPYAMYKESIPEGRLVDYVLASANFPAFQREEIDGEVFVDGGVYSNFPLFMAKERGHKEVVAVDLIGVNFGEALAFVNMFTDGMNVTLIEPSEQYGTVMTFDPEVSRKYLICGYLDTMKTFGVLGGSSYFIFGEEDPLKNHFLSLDSGSRIEALRLLGLTGVEGETAEYHYYREFIPWLESITKQPYSRTCHLVTGMLEEMAAFLRVERLVPYSPSSLMFEIIKAFNSDRIESERDLTYLTRYKKLFTFLEFIDSQKPFSAEPSPQFRSFEEQFQESVGLLERICSQQSRISH